From one Saprospiraceae bacterium genomic stretch:
- a CDS encoding endonuclease/exonuclease/phosphatase, translated as MATLHNIYWWNLENLFDVQNSPRRPDWLQKELKSELKNWDEALLDKKIANLCSVIKKFNQGLGPDILGVCEIENEFVVKKLMDRVGQELNRSYKVLHKDTKDQRGIDISIIYDQDKYHDDGRIFTLEIMKRSYTRDLFQVNLTTTAGNNELILIGNHWPSRLGGKFESEPYRMMVGEILSYWVTRIHEIKLEELGEENPAIIVMGDFNDQPYDRSITNYLNSTSNLERVKNARTPVLFNTMFPFLNGKLGTHVFGNEINILDQFIVSKSLTFESANYPFQFISSKIIDYPELVRGDYNTPIRFSRPSSSDFNSNGFSDHLPIELIIKER; from the coding sequence ATGGCTACATTACACAATATCTACTGGTGGAACCTCGAAAACCTCTTCGATGTACAAAACTCACCCCGCCGTCCTGATTGGTTACAAAAAGAATTAAAATCAGAGCTCAAAAACTGGGACGAGGCCTTACTGGACAAAAAGATCGCCAACCTATGCTCTGTGATCAAAAAATTTAATCAGGGCCTAGGTCCCGATATCCTGGGAGTCTGTGAGATCGAAAATGAGTTTGTTGTAAAAAAATTAATGGACAGGGTGGGCCAGGAACTCAACCGTTCCTACAAAGTGCTGCACAAAGACACGAAGGATCAGCGGGGCATCGATATCTCGATTATTTATGACCAGGACAAATATCATGATGATGGGAGGATATTTACCCTGGAGATCATGAAACGATCGTATACCCGTGATTTATTCCAGGTCAATCTGACGACTACGGCAGGCAATAATGAGCTAATATTGATTGGTAATCACTGGCCGTCCCGATTAGGCGGCAAGTTTGAGTCCGAGCCATATCGAATGATGGTCGGCGAAATTTTGAGCTATTGGGTCACACGGATCCATGAGATCAAATTGGAGGAGCTTGGCGAAGAAAATCCTGCGATCATCGTGATGGGAGATTTTAATGATCAGCCATATGACAGGTCTATTACCAATTACCTCAACAGCACTTCCAATCTTGAAAGGGTCAAAAATGCCAGAACCCCGGTACTGTTTAATACTATGTTTCCATTCCTGAATGGGAAGCTGGGTACCCATGTATTTGGCAATGAGATCAATATCCTGGATCAATTTATCGTGTCTAAATCTCTGACATTTGAATCTGCCAATTATCCATTTCAGTTTATTTCCAGCAAAATTATTGACTATCCTGAGTTGGTCAGGGGGGATTACAACACGCCTATTCGTTTTTCGAGGCCATCGTCTTCAGATTTTAATTCTAATGGGTTTAGTGATCATTTGCCTATTGAGTTGATCATTAAGGAAAGGTGA
- the mtgA gene encoding monofunctional biosynthetic peptidoglycan transglycosylase, with protein sequence MALLLISQLILFLWIYAGELKERWEDISPLLARTGLASLVVILILIIYFKWLDKVQSIHRVVGVGSKVFMVLYLLQWVALVVFSMVNPPITLTQLGSILGGYGMRRDYVDYDLISPHMKLAVLASEDQLFTDHDGFDVKAIKLALKYNKRRPGKTRGASTISQQTAKNVFLWQSRNFIRKGLEVYFTFMIETFWSKKTILCRYLNVIETGPGIFGVQAAAKQYFNKNALELSRAEAAMIAAALPNPKKYTIKPMSNRIRSQYDDIMIQMNHIEPDPDILALIH encoded by the coding sequence ATGGCGCTACTTCTGATTTCACAATTGATCCTCTTTCTGTGGATTTATGCCGGTGAGCTCAAAGAACGATGGGAGGATATTTCTCCTCTATTAGCCAGGACAGGGCTAGCCAGCCTGGTCGTCATCCTTATATTGATCATTTATTTCAAATGGTTGGATAAAGTCCAGTCAATCCACAGAGTAGTAGGTGTAGGATCCAAAGTCTTTATGGTCTTATATTTATTGCAGTGGGTTGCATTAGTGGTCTTTTCAATGGTCAATCCGCCCATAACGCTCACTCAACTTGGAAGTATACTGGGTGGATATGGTATGAGACGAGACTATGTTGATTATGACCTGATAAGTCCTCACATGAAACTCGCTGTTTTGGCCAGTGAAGATCAACTTTTTACCGACCATGATGGATTTGATGTCAAAGCCATCAAACTTGCCCTCAAATACAATAAGCGCAGGCCCGGCAAGACCAGGGGAGCCAGTACCATCAGTCAACAAACTGCCAAAAATGTTTTTTTATGGCAAAGCCGCAATTTTATCAGAAAAGGCCTCGAAGTCTATTTTACCTTCATGATAGAGACTTTTTGGAGTAAAAAGACCATTCTCTGCCGGTATCTCAATGTAATCGAGACCGGTCCGGGCATATTTGGTGTCCAGGCAGCTGCAAAACAATATTTTAATAAAAATGCACTGGAGTTGAGTAGGGCTGAAGCGGCGATGATCGCAGCAGCCCTGCCAAATCCCAAAAAATATACGATCAAACCCATGAGCAACCGTATACGAAGCCAATATGATGACATCATGATTCAAATGAACCATATCGAACCAGACCCGGATATACTTGCTTTGATACATTGA
- a CDS encoding nucleoside hydrolase produces the protein MKPYLKHIFLLALIFHNGDFLGAQKQRPPVKVIFDTDMGPDYDDVGAITLLHALAANGECEILATVASDGYPFIAPTLEVFNRYFKKPDIPIGVPDTSAPDFSCPNHWNDSLVARYLPQPKTNQNYPSAVEVYRRTLAGQKDQSVVIVTVGFLSNLSALLQSMPDRFSTLSGRDLVARKVKKWVAMAGGFPQGNEFNINQHASASAYTISNWPTPILFSGFEIGVKIMTGHKVATQGSPESPVRWATAYCLSNYEHKTSQNRNSWDQTAVLCAIRDPEKYFYVINNGTMVCQEDGTNTWNPDQNSRHSFLVHKFPYEVIATQIEALMLYEPN, from the coding sequence ATGAAACCTTATTTGAAGCACATATTCCTCCTGGCGCTCATTTTCCACAATGGCGATTTCCTGGGGGCGCAGAAACAGAGGCCTCCGGTTAAAGTGATATTTGATACCGATATGGGTCCGGATTATGATGATGTGGGTGCAATCACTTTATTGCATGCCCTGGCTGCCAATGGAGAATGTGAGATCCTGGCTACCGTAGCGAGTGATGGCTATCCGTTTATAGCACCTACCCTGGAGGTATTTAACCGTTATTTTAAGAAACCGGATATCCCTATTGGGGTGCCGGATACTTCTGCTCCGGATTTTTCATGCCCCAATCATTGGAACGATTCATTGGTCGCCCGCTATCTGCCCCAGCCTAAGACCAATCAGAATTATCCTTCGGCAGTCGAGGTTTATCGCAGGACGCTGGCTGGTCAAAAGGATCAGAGTGTGGTGATCGTCACGGTCGGTTTTTTATCTAACTTGTCTGCATTGTTACAGTCTATGCCAGATCGATTCAGTACATTGAGCGGTCGTGACCTGGTGGCAAGGAAGGTGAAAAAATGGGTCGCCATGGCGGGTGGTTTCCCTCAAGGCAATGAATTTAACATCAATCAACATGCCAGTGCCTCTGCCTATACCATTTCTAATTGGCCGACCCCCATTTTATTCAGTGGTTTTGAGATTGGGGTAAAGATCATGACCGGCCATAAGGTTGCCACACAAGGATCACCTGAAAGTCCTGTGAGGTGGGCTACAGCGTATTGTTTGTCTAATTATGAGCATAAAACTTCACAAAACCGCAATAGCTGGGATCAGACAGCAGTGTTATGTGCTATCCGGGATCCTGAGAAATATTTTTATGTCATCAATAATGGCACCATGGTGTGTCAAGAGGATGGAACCAATACCTGGAACCCTGATCAAAACTCCCGGCATTCCTTTTTAGTCCACAAATTTCCTTATGAGGTGATTGCTACTCAGATAGAGGCACTTATGCTCTATGAACCAAATTGA
- a CDS encoding pyridoxal phosphate-dependent aminotransferase family protein codes for MDIFERIRANMGPLGQYAEIAEGYYIFPKLTGEIGSRMMFNGKEVICWSINNYLGLANHPEVRKADAESAAEWGMAYPMGARLMTGETAQHIQLETELAHYVHKEAGCLLNFGYQGMVSCIDSLVSRRDVIVYDAESHGCIIDGVRLHMGKRIAFEHNNMESFEKQLIRAVKLTEESGGSVLVISEGVFGMRGDQGKLKEIAAFKSKYPFRFLVDDAHAFGTLGPNGEGAGVEQGCQDDIDIYFGTFAKSFASIGAFIAGPKDIVTFLRYNMRSQVFAKSLPMPLVIGGLKRLELMKNHPELKEALWKNVNSLQSGLREAGFDIGTTNSPVTPVFLKGHPQEASQMVHDLRENHRIFCSMVIYPIIPKGEILLRLIPTAVHTQDDIDKTLEALKIVNTKLLNGEYSTDIINPLIAQEAVA; via the coding sequence ATGGATATTTTTGAACGAATCAGAGCGAATATGGGTCCGCTCGGCCAGTATGCTGAAATAGCGGAGGGGTATTATATTTTTCCAAAACTCACTGGTGAGATTGGATCTCGCATGATGTTTAATGGCAAAGAGGTGATCTGTTGGAGTATTAACAACTACCTGGGTCTGGCCAATCATCCCGAAGTGCGCAAAGCCGATGCTGAATCTGCTGCTGAATGGGGCATGGCTTACCCGATGGGTGCAAGGCTAATGACGGGTGAAACGGCCCAACATATTCAATTAGAAACCGAACTGGCGCATTATGTCCATAAAGAAGCCGGTTGTTTGCTCAATTTTGGATATCAAGGCATGGTATCTTGTATTGATTCGTTGGTTTCGAGAAGAGATGTGATTGTCTATGATGCTGAAAGTCATGGCTGTATCATCGATGGTGTGCGACTGCACATGGGCAAGCGCATCGCCTTTGAGCACAATAATATGGAGAGTTTTGAAAAACAATTGATTCGTGCTGTAAAATTGACTGAAGAAAGTGGTGGATCAGTCTTAGTTATCTCCGAAGGTGTATTTGGGATGCGAGGTGATCAGGGCAAACTCAAAGAAATAGCAGCTTTTAAATCTAAATACCCTTTCCGCTTTTTAGTAGATGATGCTCATGCTTTTGGAACACTAGGTCCAAATGGTGAAGGAGCTGGTGTAGAACAAGGTTGTCAGGACGATATCGATATATATTTTGGCACCTTTGCCAAATCTTTTGCCTCTATCGGTGCCTTTATAGCCGGGCCAAAAGACATCGTGACCTTCCTGAGGTACAATATGAGGTCCCAGGTCTTTGCAAAGTCACTGCCCATGCCCCTGGTGATTGGAGGACTCAAAAGGCTCGAATTGATGAAAAATCATCCTGAACTGAAAGAAGCCCTCTGGAAAAATGTAAACTCACTACAAAGTGGACTCCGGGAAGCAGGTTTTGATATAGGTACTACCAATAGTCCGGTGACCCCTGTATTTCTTAAAGGCCATCCACAGGAAGCATCTCAGATGGTCCATGACCTCCGTGAAAATCATCGCATATTCTGTTCGATGGTGATCTATCCGATCATACCCAAAGGGGAAATCCTGCTTCGATTGATACCAACTGCGGTGCATACTCAGGATGATATTGATAAGACCTTAGAAGCACTCAAAATCGTCAATACAAAACTTCTAAACGGCGAGTACAGCACAGATATCATCAACCCCCTGATTGCACAAGAGGCTGTTGCTTAA